From Carettochelys insculpta isolate YL-2023 chromosome 8, ASM3395843v1, whole genome shotgun sequence, a single genomic window includes:
- the AAMP gene encoding angio-associated migratory cell protein, which yields METGGAGALHFHGDEEIIEVVELGPPGPDDLANEMEDVDFAEEAAEGADEQAWETEEEEEEGVQDGMEAQDDSEVTFSEHSASVFCVSLDPKTNTLAVTGGEDDKAFVWRLSDGERLFECSGHKDSVTCAGFSHDSTYVATGDMSGLIKVWQVDTKKEIWSFEVGDLEWMEWHPQAHVLLAGTADGSSWMWKIPSGDCKTFPGPSCPATCGRILPDGKRAVVGYEDGTVRIWDLKQGSSLHVLKGPDGHQGPLTCVASNKDGSLVMTGSVDCHAKLVNSATGKVVCVFKMESAASKPPAGEAEEAESNSVESLGFCNVMPLAAVGYLDGTLAIYDLSTQSLRQRCQHESGIVQLLWEDSSAVVYTCSLDGAVRLWDARSGKMISEYRGHSAEILDFAVNKDASIVVTTSGDHQAKVFCVQRPDR from the exons ATGGAGACCGGGGGCGCGGGCGCGCTGCACTTCCACGGGGACGAGGAGATCATCGAGGTGGTGGAGCTGGGCCCGCCCGGCCCCG ATGACCTGGCCAATGAGATGGAAGATGTGGATTTTGCCGAGGAGGCTGCTGAGGGAGCTGATGAGCAGGCCtgggagacagaggaggaggaggaggagggtgtgcAGGACGGCATGGAGGCTCAGGATGACAGCGAGGTCACGTTCTCCGAGCACTCAG CCTCCGTTTTCTGCGTGAGCCTCGACCCCAAGACCAATACCCTGGCAGTGACGGGCGGGGAGGACGACAAGGCCTTTGTATGGCGGCTGAGTGATGGTGAGCGCCTGTTTGAATGCTCAG GGCACAAGGACTCCGTCACCTGCGCTGGCTTCAGCCACGACTCCACGTACGTGGCCACGGGGGATATGAGTGGCTTGATCAAAGTGTGGCAGGTGGACACGAAGAAGGAGATCTGGTCCTTTGAAGTGGGTGACTTGGAG TGGATGGAGTGGCACCCGCAGGCCCACGTCTTGCTGGCAGGCACAGCTGACGGCAGCTCCTGGATGTGGAAGATCCCCAGCGGTGACTGCAAGACCTTCCCGGGGCcgagctgcccagccacctgtgGCAGGATCCTTCCTGATG GGAAGAGAGCGGTGGTTGGCTACGAGGACGGGACTGTGCGGATCTGGGACCTGAAGCAGGGAAGTTCGCTCCACGTCCTTAAAG GTCCGGACGGGCACCAGGGTCCCTTGACTTGCGTCGCCAGCAATAAAGATGGCAGCCTGGTCATGACGGGTTCCGTGGATTGTCACGCCAAGCTGGTGAACTCTGCCACTGGCAAG GTGGTGTGTGTGTTTAAGATGGAAAGTGCAGCCTCGAAGCCCCCGGCAGGGGAGGCCGAGGAGGCCGAATCCAACTCGGTGGAGTCCCTGGGCTTCTGCAACGT GATGCCGCTGGCCGCCGTGGGCTACCTGGACGGGACCTTGGCCATTTACGACCTCTCCACACAAAGCCTGCGGCAGAGGTGTCAGCACGAG TCGGGGAtcgtgcagctgctgtgggaggaCAGCTCGGCCGTGGTCTACACCTGCAGCCTGGATGGCGCCGTGCGCCTGTGGGACGCGCGCTCCGGGAAGATGATCAGCGAGTACCGGGGCCATTCGGCCGAAATCCTGGACTTCGCCGTCAACAA ggaCGCTTCCATCGTGGTGACGACGTCTGGCGATCACCAAGCCAAAGTGTTCTGTGTGCAGCGCCCAGACCGCTag
- the TMBIM1 gene encoding protein lifeguard 3 produces the protein MSYPSAPPPYDDKNPLYHPQPGTYPGGHPQPGAYPGGHPQPVPYGGGYPQPAPYGGGYPQPGGYPHPGGYPHPAGPVPPMPTVPMNLVDSYGSGDSGEDDGIRTSSWDDRSVRHAFIRKVYTIISVQLLVTVGIIAVFTFYSPVRTFVQRNVAVYYASYAVFLVTYLVLACCQGPRRRFPWNIILLSLFTLAMAFMTGTIASMYSTKAVLIAMVITAIVTIIVTVFCFQTKVDFTSCTGLFCVLGIVVMVTGIITAIVLSFKYIAWLHMLYAAIGAIAFTLFLAYNTQLLLGNRKHSISPEEYVFGAMEIYMNIVQIFTFLLMIVGRK, from the exons ATGTCATACCCCAGCGCCCCGCCACCCTACGACGACAAGAACCCCCTCTACCACCCGCAGCCCGGAACCTATCCCGGCGGCCACCCGCAGCCCGGCGCCTATCCCGGTGGTCACCCGCAGCCAGTACCCTATGGCGGGGGCTACCCGCAGCCGGCGCCCTATGGGGGGGGCTACCCGCAGCCAGGGGGCTATCCCCACCCGGGGGGCTATCCCCACCCGGCTGGCCCAGTGCCCCCCATGCCAACGGTCCCCATGAACTTAG TGGACAGCTACGGCAGCGGAGACTCGGGGGAGGACGACGGGATCAGAACAAGCAGCTGGGACGACAGGAGCGTGCGACACGCCTTCATCCGCAAG GTCTACACCATTATCtcggtgcagctgctggtgaccGTGGGCATCATTGCTGTGTTCACCTTCTA ctcccccgtCCGCACCTTCGTGCAGAGGAACGTTGCCGTGTACTACGCCTCTTA cGCCGTGTTCCTCGTCACCTACCTggtgctggcctgctgccagGGCCCCAG GAGACGCTTCCCCTGGAACATCATCCTGCTGAGCCTCTTC ACGCTGGCCATGGCCTTCATGACGGGAACCATCGCCAG CATGTACAGCACCAAGGCTGTCCTCATCGCCATGGTGATCACCGCCATCGTGACCATCATCGTCACCGTCTTCTGCTTCCAGACCAAG GTGGATTTCACGTCCTGCACCGGCCTCTTCTGCGTGCTGGGCATCGTCGTCATGGTGACGGGGATAATCACCGCCATCGTCCTCTCCTTCAAATAC ATCGCCTGGCTCCACATGCTGTACGCAGCCATAGGGGCTATCGCCTTCACTCTG TTCCTGGCCTacaacacccagctgctgctggggaacaggaaACACTCCATCAGCCCCGAGGAATACGTCTTCGGAGCCATGGAGATCTACATGAACATCGTCCAGATCTTCACCTTCCTGCTGATGATTGTGGGCCGGAAGTAG